One part of the Phragmites australis chromosome 3, lpPhrAust1.1, whole genome shotgun sequence genome encodes these proteins:
- the LOC133913663 gene encoding protein phosphatase 2C 35, which yields MGNSLACFCCAGGGAGRRRHVAPAALPSDPAYDEGLGHSFCYVRPEKVVVPFSADDLVADAKAAAAAEEATTFRAISGAALSANVSTPLSTSVLLLLPDDSTASSAAAASSGFESSESFAAVPLQPVPRFPSGPICAPAGGGFLSGPIERGFLSGPLDAALMSGPLPGATTSGRMGGAVPALRRSLSHGGRRLRNFTRALLARTDKFQDSMDLGSPDAAAAVAACGADSGGLQWALGKAGEDRVHIVVSEERGWVFVGIYDGFNGPDATDFLVSNLYAAVHRELRGLLWDQREQEEQHDQRPDQPTSTTASDHQDQSARRRRARRSRPPRGADDDQRRWRCEWERDCSSLKPPTQRPPRSNSENDHIAVLKALARALRKTEESYLDVADKMVGEFPELALMGSCVLAMLMKGEDVYLMNVGDSRAVLGTMDSVDLEQISEGSFDGLVGDCSPLLSAVQLTAEHSTSVQEEVRRIRNEHPDDPSAISKDRVKGSLKVTRAFGAGFLKQPKWNDALLEVFRIDYVGSYPYITCNPSLFHHKLSTRDRFLILSSDGLYQYFTNEEAVAQVEMFIATTPEGDPAQHLVEEVLFRAANKAGMDFHELIEIPHGDRRRYHDDVSVIVISLEGRIWRSSV from the exons ATGGGTAACTCCCTCGCCTGCTTCTgctgcgccggcggcggcgccggacgCCGCCGCCACGTGGCCCCGGCCGCGCTCCCCTCCGACCCCGCCTACGACGAGGGGTTGGGCCACTCCTTCTGCTACGTCCGGCCAGAGAAGGTGGTTGTCCCGTTTTCAGCTGACGACCTGGTGGCCGACGCCaaggccgcggccgcggcggaggaggccACCACATTCCGGGCCATCTCGGGGGCCGCGCTCAGCGCCAACGTGTCCACGCCGCTCTCCACCTCCGTGCTCCTGCTGCTGCCGGACGACTCCACCGCCTCGTCCGCCGCCGCAGCGTCGTCCGGGTTCGAGAGCTCGGAGTCGTTCGCCGCCGTGCCGCTGCAGCCGGTCCCAAGGTTCCCGTCCGGCCCGATCTGCGCGCCCGCCGGAGGCGGATTCCTCTCGGGGCCCATAGAAAGGGGGTTCCTTTCCGGGCCCCTGGACGCCGCGCTCATGTCTGGACCTCTCCCCGGCGCCACCACCTCCGGCCGCATGGGAGGCGCCGTGCCTGCGCTCCGCCGGAGTCTCTCTCACGGCGGCCGCCGGCTGCGAAATTTCACCCGCGCGCTTCTCGCACGCACAGATAAGTTTCAGGATTCTATGGATCTTGGCTCGCCGGACGCCGCGGCTGCCGTGGCCGCCTGTGGTGCCGATTCCGGCGGGCTGCAGTGGGCGCTTGGGAAGGCCGGCGAGGACCGCGTCCACATCGTGGTGTCCGAGGAGAGGGGCTGGGTGTTCGTCGGTATCTACGACGGCTTCAACGGCCCCGACGCCACAGACTTCCTCGTCTCCAACCTCTACGCCGCCGTGCACCGCGAGCTCCGCGGCCTGCTCTGGGATCAGCGCGAGCAAGAGGAGCAGCACGACCAACGCCCCGACCAACCGACCAGCACCACGGCCTCAGATCATCAGGACCAgtccgcccgccgccgccgcgcccgccgctcAAGACCCCCGCGCGGTGCTGACGATGACCAACGGCGGTGGAGGTGCGAGTGGGAACGTGACTGCTCCAGTCTGAAGCCGCCAACTCAGCGGCCGCCTCGGAGCAACAGCGAGAACGACCACATCGCCGTGCTCAAGGCGCTGGCACGCGCGCTTCGCAAGACTGAGGAGTCTTACCTTGACGTTGCCGACAAGATGGTCGGCGAGTTCCCGGAGCTTGCGCTCATGGGCTCTTGCGTTCTCGCCATGCTTATGAAAGGAGAGGACGTGTACCTCATGAATGTAGGCGACAGCCGCGCTGTCCTGGGAACAATGGACAGTGTTGATCTCGAGCAGATCAGCGAGGGATCATTTGACGGATTGGTTGGGGATTGCTCACCGCTCTTGTCAGCTGTGCAGCTTACAGCGGAACATAGCACGTCAGTGCAAGAG GAAGTTCGCAGAATACGAAACGAGCATCCTGATGACCCTTCCGCGATCTCCAAGGACCGTGTGAAGGGCTCGCTAAAGGTGACAAGAGCGTTTGGGGCTGGTTTCTTGAAACAG CCCAAATGGAATGATGCACTGCTGGAGGTGTTCAGAATAGATTATGTTGGGTCCTACCCGTACATCACGTGCAATCCTTCGCTTTTTCACcataaactcagcacaagggataGGTTCTTGATACTATCTTCAGACGGGCTTTACCAATATTTCACCAACGAGGAGGCGGTTGCTCAGGTAGAAATGTTCATCGCTACAACCCCTGAAGGCGACCCTGCCCAGCACCTGGTCGAAGAAGTTCTTTTCCGAGCAGCAAATAAAGCAG GCATGGACTTTCACGAATTGATCGAGATCCCACATGGCGACCGTCGGCGATATCACGACGATGTATCCGTCATTGTGATCTCTTTGGAGGGCAGGATCTGGAGATCATCTGTGTAA